The following are encoded together in the Penaeus chinensis breed Huanghai No. 1 chromosome 20, ASM1920278v2, whole genome shotgun sequence genome:
- the LOC125036120 gene encoding uncharacterized protein LOC125036120, which translates to MHSGEEDSTTVFGREDYSNPMSYDRQDCYSACVSDAPYSLGREPTTYGDAQDHHLTAHDDPAYRSSYASCETSWGMASGMDSFPPGGSSSVTADFQQQPALAGSRRQRKPKLYDLPKQDDPTEEMRRQRAIRQKDKREKRYQDEVNMRQETVRAREESRKMKIEKELRGCNIKMMEHLLAMSESAMYQMQPDEMREPDPHGQYQQQG; encoded by the exons ATGCATTCAGGAGAGGAAGATTCCACTACTGTCTTTGGTCGTGAAGATTATTCTAATCCTATGTCTTACGACAGACAAGATTGTTACAGTGCCTGTGTCTCAGATGCACCCTATTCCCTGGGGCGAGAACCCACTACATATGGCGATGCCCAAGACCACCATCTAACCGCGCACGACGACCCTGCTTACAGGTCTTCGTATGCTTCGTGTGAGACTTCTTGGGGTATGGCCTCGGGCATGGACTCCTTCCCCCCTGGCGGATCCTCAAGCGTCACCGCGGACTTCCAACAGCAGCCCGCTCTTGCCGGTAGCAGGAGGCAACGCAAACCCAAGTTGTACGACTTGCCCAAACAAGACGACCCGACGGAAGAAATGAGGAGGCAAAGGGCAATACGACagaaggataaaagggagaaacgGTATCAGGATGAAGTGAATATGAGGCAAGAGACAGTCAGAGCACGAGAGGAAAGCaggaagatgaagatagagaaggaacTGAGAGGTTGTAATATAAAGATGATGGAGCACCTCCTGGCCATGAGTGAATCAGCCATGTACCAAATGCAACCAG ATGAGATGAGGGAACCTGACCCTCATGGACAGTACCAGCAACAAGGCTAA